CGGGATCgatgacccggatgggcccgatgaACTGGAGGGGCTTCACGACTCGGACGAGCTTGACAACCTACACGATATTTACGACCTGGATGACACGACGAAACAAAGACCTGGACGAGCATTACGACCCAGATGCTCCctacgacctggacgggcccgacgacccaaaccgGCTTGACGACCCAGACATGCCCAACGACCCGGATCGGtccgatgacccagacgggcctgacgaccttgacgtacctgacgacccagacgggccccaCGACTCGAACATGCTCGACTACCTGAATGGGCCCGACTGTTTGGACGGGTCTATCCGGGTCGTCTGGCATGTCTGGCCCATCCGGGTTGTCGGATCCATTCGGGTCGTCCGGCCCGTTCGTGTCGTTGAGCCTGTTCGTGTTGTCGGTCCCGTCTGGGTTGTccggcccgtctgggtcgtccaGCCCGTTCAGGTCGTCAAGCTCGTTCAGGTCGTCgagcccatctgggtcgtccgggtcgtcgggtccaTCCGGGTCATCcgggccttaatgacacaagttttaaaaaattcaatttaaatttcttttataaaaaatggattttggattttgaacttgatccaaatatttggattggatttaaatcttgatccaaatatttggatcaggattttaaaaaaatccaaactacttttgctaaaaatatggatttgggtcaaaaatctaatccaattatttggatctaaaatagatgtggattggatcattaaaaatccaatccatgcccacccctacCAAATAAGCTCACCTTGATATTGATCCATTGATAGCCCTTTTGAGCTTTAagcctttttttcttgttttaaccCCATTGTAAacccttaaaaagaaaaaagaccatgtttttccttatctTAGGAAGGAATAAAGGAGCTAGTGAATTGTTATAGGATTTGTactgtacctagccaaactcaaccaagtgaATAGTACACACGTCAAAACCACATAccatctagtacccggacaccaccagcacTAGCCATCTAGGCAGGTAGCCGGCCAAAACCGACTACTTACCTAGAAGGCTAACTCGCTTCAATACACCCATGGAACCTGATTtaggaccaggcccactcatggcccaagctggggcccaagccagagcccaagtcaaggcccagcccatgagatggtcaaacgtcattaatgtctataaattcacgtggaccccatcatttaaaggtacgcattcattaattgctgatttgactctttgagagctttgacttacttgagcttcggagattcttctgcaggtaacccctcctgggttcaagccgacatgtatcgaatgggaagaggccaactgaggagatagcggactacatggtaaggtgactcttGTGTCTGACTTCTTGTTTGTTccctgcaggaacaattggcgcccaccgtggggcacgagacaaaCATCCTTAGTACccgcttttctctgaagatggtttctacccgcagcaaagttggagctagcaagcaagttgacgctggtccctctggacctcctggcgtcacccctgacttggccgccatcctagacggccagatgaagatgcaacaggaactcacagacctgaagaagcgcaacgctgaagagatggaagcgctcaaacaagagaactcccgcctcaggaggagaatcgaggcagatgccgacctgaagggaaaaggcaaagagacctctgaagcagtgaagtctccggctttccaaCCTACAGAAGAAGAgagtgaatacaaccccacccctcacaccttcacctcTACCCAACAAACCCCTCTCACGACCACACACCCCCAACACCTCCCACCCGGTCACCCAGGGCTTACAGCACCCTCAACAACCCACATTCCCCACAACCTACCCACCACTCTCCACACCACATacgtcccaccctacaaccccccatatctccccacaacccacatccctcctcataacatcacctccaccatccctaccatgatcaaccacccacccccaccccacattccccatccccaccagcccagacgccgccacccgttCACAGACTTTATCTCCAGCACCCCTCTCCcaacccagtgggaaccattcaacctcgatcgctacactggcgaaacTGACCCCGATGAACACCTCAAAGTTTACATCACACACGTCGCCCTATACACGTCCCAggacgcagtcttctgcaaagctttccccacaacaCTCAAAGGCCCCGTCCTAGAgtggttcaccaccctcccaccctactccattgataacttcgacaccctttcccacatgttctccacacatttcgccggcagccgccctcaccaaaccaccaccatgtcccTACTGGGCATCAGACAAGAGCCCAACGAACCACTCAGAACATTCATCGAccgcttcagtaaagcagccctccgcacaccacaccttaaccaggaaatgatactccaatgtatgaccctcaccctgcaacctggacccttcgctaacaacgtctaccttcacccgcccacctccatgcacgaactcaagctgcgtgcCGCTGACTATGTgcgcatggaagaaatgcaaacccttcacaccaaattctgcaacgattatgccgccaacacctccaaccccaaTCCCAACCCCGTACCCAATCCCACCCCACAGCCTCACCCACGCCCCGATACCTgtccacgtgaaccccgccaaccacgtttcaccagatacgccccactcacagtagcccgctcccgcatccttgacgaagccctccaggctgacctcctccccccaccacgcaaaacaaccacccctcctaacgctgatatgaccaaatattgtcgataccaccgcaatcacggtcatactacagaagagtgcagagcgctacaggataagattgaagaactggtacgcgccggccactttcgccgcttcatccgcaaAGATGACCACACCTCCTCCCGCACCCACCACCCCCCACGCCACGACCACAGACGACAACCAACCACCGCCAACCACAATAACCAACCCACCCAACCCAATGATCAACACTCACAAcccgcccacaccaacatcacccctgctgacccccccttgcgaggtactattaacaccatctctggtggcttcgcaagcggcgGCTCCACCTCATccgccagaaagagacacctccgccacatacaatctatcaaccacatcacccaatcccatcacagacgacgtatgcccccTATCGTGTTCACTGATGATGAttttcacggcctcgaccaccaacaagacgaccccatggtcatcacagttgaaATAGAAAACTATGCCGTTAAGAAGGTATTAGTTGATCAAGGCAGCTCCGtcgacatcctctactgggccacctaccaaaaattacaactaCCTGATACCGCTATGATCCCCTATgacgagcccatatacggcttcTCCAGCGAGCAGGTATCTACCCgtggctacatagacctccataccgtctttcgggagggaacccaaacaaaaacaatcccaatccgcttcctaatagtcgacgcacccacatcctacaacatactcttgggccgtccttccctcaacaccctcggagcagtcgtctccaccccgcatttggccatgaagttcccggcaccatccggtgacattttaaccatccactgtgaccaacgcttggcacgcgaatgctacatggcgaGTTTAAGAccccaactcccaatccaacagacaaaccacatcgcgcgaccacctaattcccgcatagccttatccggcgaagaccttgaccccagaataggccgagatgcccgcctcgaaccagtcgaggaaaCAACCCCCATGGAACTCCCCAATGGCCATTCCATCAACTTAGGCACTGGTTTAAGTCctgacgagcgtgccacaattacacccatcctcacaaacaacacggatctcttcgcttggtcagccgcagacctcccaggggtagaccctaacgtcgcatcccacaagctttcggtatacaaagaagcccgctacgtgtctcagaaaaaacgcaaactcgGCGAAGAACGCAGACAAGCAGCCAAAATAGAGGCCGACAAGttgctgagcgcaggattcataGACGAAGCGCATTACACAacctggctttctaacgttgtcttggtgaagaaagccaatggtaaatggcggatgtgcgtcgattacacagatctaaacaaggcatgccctcgcgacgcctaccccctacccaacattgaccgccttgtagacggcgcggcaggaaataaGGTACTCAGCTTTTTGGACGCATACTCCGGatataaccaaatacccatggccacagcagacatgcacaaaaccgccttcatcacagacgatgccaactacttctatagagtcatgcccttcggCCTCAAGAACGCTGGGGCGACCTACCAACGTCTAATGGACAAAGTattcagccacctcacaggacactgtgtcgaagtctacgtcgatgacatggtcgtcaaatccccaagccacTATCAACACGCTATAGATTTAGAGGCAGTCTTCTCCGCATTAcgccagtacaacctccgcTTGAACCCAGAAAAGTGTGTATTCGGCAtggaccggggtaaattcctcggtttcatgttgacacagcgcggcatagaggttaaccccgaaaaatgcaaaGCCATCATCGAGATGCGCAGCCCCACCACCACCAAGGAAGTACAACgactaattggccgcctcacgGCCATATCCCGCTTCCTACCTaaactagcagaacaaactcaacccataattcagctcctaaagaaatccgccaggttcacgtggactgatgactGTGAGCAAATATTCCTCAAACTCAaaacatccctaacctcaccccccatccttcGCAAACCCGACgccagccaacccctgctggtatacatcacggccaccaatcacaccgtcagcgctgcccttgtccaagaGGCAGAAGGCACCCAACACCCCGTCTACTTCGTAAGCAGAACACtccaagaccctgaaaccagataccaaatggtagagaAACTAGCCCTGTCCTTGGTCCACGCTGCACGCCGCTTAcgtccatatttccaaaaccacaccataaccgtcaagaccgattacccaatccagaaaatattgcaaaaaccagacttagccgggcgcatgtcgtcatgggccgtggagctctccgaatttaacattcgctatgaaccacacggccccatcaaagcccaatgtctcttggacttcgtcaacgacctacaacaaacacctatCGAGGACCAATGGACGTTTCATGTAGACggctcctcgaacccaaggGGCGCAGGTGCCGGCATTGTactggaaggccccaacgacatcctcattgaaaaatctcttcattttgctttcaaaacatcGAACAATCAAGCTGAGTACGAAGCTATCCTGGCCGGTCtctccctagcccgtgaagtaggcgtcaaaaagctaacatgtaaaaccgactccaaactcacagtaGGCCATCTGAATgacgaattccaaatcaaagaccccgtCCTCCAACAATACTATCACTTGGTCCGCGCAATCATCCAATCTGCTTTCGAACTAGTCCGCGTTGAACACATACCTAGAACCGAcaatgtcagagccgacatcctttccaaattagccagtaccaaactcaaaaaccgcaACCGGTCCTTGCTACAACAAACATTATCCGCACCCtccgtcacacacacttgccaaacgttaactCACACCCCATCAGACGATATCACCcctacccaaaacccaaactggaccaccccctacattcagtacctcaaaactggcAACCCCCCGGCCGACGCGGACAAGTCTTGGATGGCCaaagccgccaggtacactatggtaggcgacgatctctacaaacgcggatacggccagcccttgcttaaatgtgtcacgccagaacaagcccattacatcattaaggaactacacgaaggaatcTGCGGGTATCATTCAGGCgcgcgcaccatggccacaagaattctcagagccgggtacttctggcctaCAATAGAGGCCGACTGCAACGACTACGTCAAAAAGTGCAAGCCAtgccagaaacatggcaaccttatacatcaaaagcaagaacagctacaccacataTTATCCCCCTGGCcttt
This DNA window, taken from Vigna unguiculata cultivar IT97K-499-35 unplaced genomic scaffold, ASM411807v1 contig_153, whole genome shotgun sequence, encodes the following:
- the LOC114171261 gene encoding pre-mRNA 3' end processing protein WDR33-like, with amino-acid sequence MASAGGVRVLDGPDDPDGPDDPDDPDGLDDLNELDDLNGLDDPDGPDNPDGTDNTNRLNDTNGPDDPNGSDNPDGPDMPDDPDRPVQTVGPIQVVEHVRVVGPVWVVRLPDLFSSVVPPGPFGSSGPRDPFGSLGPPDPFGSLGLLDPFGSSSPLNPFRSSGLLGPFGSSNLLVLIGSSGPPGSSGYWARLARRVIGLTRIF